In a genomic window of Streptomyces roseoviridis:
- a CDS encoding class I SAM-dependent methyltransferase, which produces MTDARPRARANDYDGFAEAYAAHTENNLVNAHYERPAMLALAGDVAGRRVLDAGCGAGPLSAALRERGAVVTGIDASAAMVALARRRLGADADLHVGDLAEPLPFADGAFDDVVASLVLHYLEDWGPALGELRRVLRPGGRLIASVEHPFVAYTFQDPRPDYFATTHYGFDWDFGGRSAPMRFWRMPLHAMTDAFADAGFRLAVISEPRPDPAARELFPDGFRDLATRPCFLFFVLDVPREAPAADA; this is translated from the coding sequence GTGACGGACGCCCGGCCCCGCGCGCGGGCGAACGACTACGACGGCTTCGCCGAGGCGTACGCGGCGCACACCGAGAACAACCTCGTCAACGCCCACTACGAGCGGCCCGCGATGCTGGCCCTCGCCGGGGACGTGGCAGGGCGCCGCGTCCTGGACGCCGGCTGCGGCGCGGGCCCGCTGTCCGCGGCGCTGCGCGAGCGCGGCGCGGTCGTCACGGGCATCGACGCCAGCGCCGCGATGGTGGCGCTGGCCAGGCGGCGGCTCGGTGCGGACGCGGACCTGCACGTGGGCGATCTGGCCGAGCCGCTGCCGTTCGCCGACGGCGCGTTCGACGACGTGGTCGCATCGCTGGTGCTGCACTACCTGGAGGACTGGGGCCCGGCGCTGGGCGAGCTGCGGCGCGTGCTCCGGCCCGGCGGCCGCCTGATCGCGTCGGTGGAGCACCCCTTCGTGGCCTACACCTTCCAGGATCCCCGGCCCGACTACTTCGCGACCACCCACTACGGCTTCGACTGGGACTTCGGCGGGCGGTCCGCCCCGATGAGGTTCTGGCGCATGCCGCTGCACGCGATGACGGACGCCTTCGCCGACGCCGGGTTCCGTCTTGCGGTCATCAGCGAGCCCCGGCCCGACCCGGCCGCCCGGGAGCTGTTCCCCGACGGGTTCCGGGACCTCGCGACCCGGCCCTGCTTCCTGTTCTTCGTCCTCGACGTACCGCGGGAGGCCCCGGCCGCGGACGCGTAG
- a CDS encoding HAAS signaling domain-containing protein — translation MNTTDHPLVTAYLDAVARETAQLPAERRAELLADLREHVEVSGAVSEQELRTVLADLGEPRTVAASALAEEPLAGRAPAATAPDRPARTRLTVTLLGCAGLVFLFSAVAGSVALVAGLVLLWGSPHWKTREKVIGTATSAAVPVLLLGGALLLAAPRIGPMELLLLGLFSLVVPVLGAVALLRALRR, via the coding sequence ATGAACACCACCGACCACCCGCTCGTCACCGCGTATCTCGACGCCGTGGCGCGGGAGACCGCGCAGCTGCCCGCCGAGCGCCGCGCCGAGCTCCTCGCCGACCTCCGGGAGCACGTCGAGGTCAGCGGAGCCGTGAGCGAGCAGGAGCTCCGCACGGTCCTGGCCGATCTCGGCGAGCCCCGTACGGTGGCGGCCTCCGCACTCGCCGAGGAGCCGCTCGCCGGCAGGGCGCCCGCGGCCACCGCCCCCGACCGGCCGGCGCGCACCCGGCTGACCGTGACCCTGCTCGGCTGCGCCGGCCTGGTCTTCCTCTTCAGCGCGGTCGCCGGCTCCGTCGCCCTCGTCGCGGGCCTGGTCCTGCTGTGGGGCTCCCCGCACTGGAAGACCCGCGAGAAGGTCATCGGCACGGCCACCTCGGCCGCCGTCCCCGTCCTCCTCCTCGGCGGCGCCCTCCTTCTGGCGGCCCCGCGGATCGGCCCGATGGAGCTGCTGCTCCTCGGCCTGTTCTCGCTCGTCGTGCCGGTGCTCGGCGCCGTGGCCCTGCTGCGTGCCCTGCGACGGTGA
- a CDS encoding PadR family transcriptional regulator, giving the protein MVPGDAMNEAGGRVPSQLRKGVLEHCVLALLRDGPRYGVELLSELSAVSVMTTSQGTIYPLLSRLRREGLVDTELRESPSGPPRRYYTLTAMGRAALADFTRAWPQFRDAVDHFLNDPQGDRS; this is encoded by the coding sequence ATGGTTCCTGGTGACGCAATGAACGAGGCGGGGGGCAGGGTTCCCAGCCAGCTCCGCAAGGGAGTGCTGGAGCACTGCGTTCTCGCGCTGCTCAGGGACGGGCCGAGATACGGCGTCGAGCTGCTCTCCGAGCTCTCCGCGGTCAGCGTGATGACCACCAGCCAGGGCACGATCTACCCCCTGCTGTCGCGACTGCGCCGCGAAGGGCTCGTCGACACCGAGCTCCGCGAATCGCCGAGCGGCCCGCCCCGCCGCTACTACACGCTCACCGCCATGGGCCGGGCGGCGCTCGCCGACTTCACCCGGGCATGGCCGCAGTTCCGGGACGCCGTCGACCACTTCCTCAACGACCCGCAGGGGGACCGCTCATGA
- a CDS encoding ferredoxin produces MRISLDTDVCIGAGQCALVAPDVFAQDDDGFGTVLPGREDGGSGTLVREAARACPVQAITLDA; encoded by the coding sequence ATGCGCATCTCCCTCGACACGGACGTCTGTATCGGCGCCGGGCAGTGCGCCCTGGTCGCGCCCGACGTCTTCGCGCAGGACGACGACGGCTTCGGCACCGTCCTCCCCGGCCGCGAAGACGGCGGGAGCGGAACGCTCGTCCGCGAGGCGGCCCGCGCCTGCCCCGTCCAGGCGATCACGCTGGACGCGTAG
- a CDS encoding cytochrome P450 yields the protein MTEAVAFPQDRTCPYHPPAAYDSLRGQRPLSRVTLWDGRQVWFVTGHRAARALLADQRLSTDSTRDDFPLPTERIASVRRRRAALLGWDDPEHNAQRRPLIPGFSLRRTENLRPRIQATVDRLLDAIEEKGPPAELVGAFALPVPSIVICDLLGVPYEDHDFFEEQSRRLLRGPTGADTEDALERLEGYLGDLIDRKRAEPGEGVLDDLVARGREDGGPDRRELVELATILLVAGHETTANMISLGTYTLLRHPERLAELRADPALLPTAVEELLRFLSIADGMLRVAREDVEVGDVVIRAGEGVVFATSVINRDDEVYADPDTLDWARPARHHVAFGFGIHQCLGQNLARAELEIALGTLLRRLPGLRLAAPAEDIPFKPGDTIQGMLELPVTW from the coding sequence ATGACCGAAGCCGTGGCCTTTCCCCAGGACCGGACCTGCCCCTACCACCCGCCGGCCGCCTACGACTCCCTGCGCGGGCAACGCCCGTTGTCGCGCGTCACCCTCTGGGACGGACGCCAGGTGTGGTTCGTCACCGGACACCGGGCCGCCCGGGCCCTCCTCGCGGACCAGCGGCTGTCCACCGACTCCACCCGGGACGACTTCCCGCTGCCGACCGAACGGATCGCGAGCGTGCGCCGGCGCCGGGCCGCGCTGCTGGGCTGGGACGACCCCGAACACAACGCACAGCGGAGGCCGCTGATCCCGGGCTTCTCGCTGCGGCGCACGGAGAACCTGCGGCCGCGGATCCAGGCGACCGTCGACCGGCTCCTCGACGCGATCGAGGAGAAGGGGCCGCCGGCCGAGCTGGTCGGCGCGTTCGCCCTGCCGGTGCCGTCGATCGTCATCTGCGACCTGCTCGGCGTGCCGTACGAGGACCACGACTTCTTCGAGGAGCAGTCCCGCCGGCTGCTGCGCGGCCCCACCGGCGCGGACACCGAGGACGCCCTCGAACGCCTGGAGGGATACCTGGGTGACCTGATCGACCGCAAGAGGGCCGAACCCGGCGAGGGGGTGCTCGACGACCTGGTGGCGCGGGGCCGCGAGGACGGCGGGCCCGACCGCCGGGAGCTGGTGGAGCTGGCGACCATCCTGCTGGTCGCGGGGCACGAGACCACGGCCAACATGATCTCCCTGGGAACGTACACGCTGCTGCGCCATCCCGAGCGCCTCGCGGAGCTGCGGGCCGATCCGGCCCTGCTGCCCACGGCGGTGGAGGAGCTGCTGCGCTTCCTGTCGATCGCGGACGGCATGCTGAGGGTGGCGCGCGAGGACGTCGAGGTCGGTGATGTGGTGATCCGGGCGGGCGAGGGCGTCGTCTTCGCCACGTCCGTCATCAACCGGGACGACGAGGTCTACGCCGATCCGGACACGCTCGACTGGGCGCGGCCCGCGCGGCACCACGTGGCGTTCGGCTTCGGGATCCACCAGTGCCTGGGGCAGAACCTGGCGCGCGCGGAGCTGGAGATCGCGCTGGGGACGCTGCTGCGCAGGCTGCCCGGGCTGCGACTCGCCGCGCCCGCGGAGGACATCCCCTTCAAGCCCGGGGACACGATCCAGGGCATGCTCGAACTCCCCGTCACCTGGTGA
- a CDS encoding ATP-grasp domain-containing protein: protein MPSPALLFPSDPLRPHRPDPHYAAEARRAGELGATHAVVDHDALLAGHAREAVRRVPADGGPLWYRGWMLPPTAYTALQAALAARGRTLLTPPAAYRRAHELPGWYATFAAVTPHSAWIPGGGMPGDTELERAAEELGGRGPAIVKDYVKSRKHEWTRACFVPDLADTEGLRRVVGRFVELQGDDLAGGVVLRRFEQYVRGADGRAEEARVWWIDGEPVLVGPHPDTPDVRPAPDLSAVRPLVAALGCRFVTTDLARLAATGAWRVVEVGDGQVSDLPGGTDPAALLAALPGGTDPAALLTALPAAPPAGPPATPPDHRGR from the coding sequence ATGCCGTCTCCCGCCCTGCTGTTCCCCTCCGACCCGCTCCGACCGCACCGGCCCGACCCGCACTACGCGGCCGAAGCGCGCCGTGCCGGCGAACTCGGCGCCACCCACGCCGTCGTCGACCACGACGCGCTGCTCGCCGGACACGCCCGGGAGGCCGTCCGCCGGGTGCCGGCGGACGGCGGACCGCTGTGGTACCGGGGCTGGATGCTGCCGCCGACGGCGTACACGGCACTGCAAGCCGCCCTCGCCGCCCGCGGCCGGACCCTGCTCACCCCACCGGCCGCCTACCGGCGCGCCCACGAACTGCCCGGCTGGTACGCGACCTTCGCCGCCGTGACCCCGCACAGCGCCTGGATCCCCGGCGGCGGCATGCCGGGCGACACGGAGCTGGAACGGGCCGCCGAGGAGCTCGGCGGCCGGGGCCCGGCGATCGTCAAGGACTACGTCAAGTCCCGCAAGCACGAGTGGACGCGGGCCTGTTTCGTCCCGGACCTCGCCGACACCGAGGGCCTGCGCCGGGTGGTCGGGCGCTTCGTCGAGCTGCAGGGCGACGACCTGGCCGGCGGGGTGGTGCTGCGCCGCTTCGAGCAGTACGTGCGCGGCGCGGACGGCCGGGCCGAGGAGGCCCGGGTGTGGTGGATCGACGGCGAGCCCGTCCTCGTCGGCCCGCACCCCGACACACCGGACGTGCGGCCCGCCCCGGACCTCTCGGCGGTCCGCCCCCTGGTCGCCGCCCTCGGCTGCCGCTTCGTCACGACCGACCTGGCGCGCCTCGCCGCGACCGGCGCCTGGCGGGTGGTGGAGGTCGGCGACGGCCAGGTCAGCGACCTGCCGGGCGGCACCGACCCCGCCGCGCTCCTGGCGGCCCTGCCGGGCGGCACCGACCCCGCCGCGCTCCTGACCGCCCTGCCGGCCGCGCCTCCCGCCGGGCCCCCGGCTACGCCTCCAGACCACCGCGGGCGATGA
- a CDS encoding GH1 family beta-glucosidase — MTALDPRPRTTAPLRFPDGFRWGTATAAYQIEGAAAEDGRTASIWDTFSRVPGKVRNGDTGDIAADHYHRVSEDIALMRRLGVTDYRFSVSWPRVQPTGRGPAVRRGLDFYRRLTDELREAGIRPVATLYHWDLPQELEDAGGWPQRETAQRFGAYAALVAEALGDRVATWTTLNEPWCAAFLGYGSGVHAPGRTSALASLRAAHHLNLAHGLAARALRAALPAGSEISLTLNLHAVRAHTGAPEDLDAARRIDAVGNRVFLDPVFHGTLPEDLVRDTAPVTDWSFVRDDDLRTASAPIDSLGINYYSPTVVAAGSSPAPSPWAGAERHVRFLPAPGPRTAMDWPVDADGLHELLVRLRDDLPGVPLVITENGAAYDDYADPEGRVKDPERVAYLRAHLAAVHRALDDGADVRGYFLWSLLDNFEWAYGYSKRFGIVHVDFATQRRTFKDSAHWYAGVIARGGLEA; from the coding sequence ATGACCGCGCTCGATCCCCGCCCCCGCACCACGGCCCCGCTCCGGTTCCCCGACGGCTTCCGCTGGGGCACCGCCACCGCCGCGTACCAGATCGAGGGGGCCGCCGCCGAAGACGGCCGCACCGCCTCCATCTGGGACACCTTCAGCCGCGTACCGGGCAAGGTCCGCAACGGGGACACCGGCGACATCGCCGCCGACCACTACCACCGCGTGAGCGAGGACATCGCGCTCATGCGCCGGCTCGGCGTGACCGACTACCGGTTCTCCGTCTCCTGGCCGCGCGTACAGCCCACCGGGCGGGGCCCCGCCGTGCGCCGGGGCCTCGACTTCTACCGGCGGCTCACCGACGAACTGCGCGAGGCCGGCATCCGGCCCGTCGCCACCCTCTACCACTGGGACCTGCCCCAGGAGCTGGAGGACGCGGGCGGCTGGCCGCAGCGCGAGACGGCCCAGCGCTTCGGCGCGTACGCGGCCCTCGTGGCCGAGGCGCTCGGCGACCGCGTGGCGACCTGGACCACCCTCAACGAACCGTGGTGCGCCGCCTTCCTCGGCTACGGAAGCGGGGTGCACGCGCCCGGCCGCACCAGCGCCCTCGCCTCCCTGCGCGCCGCCCACCACCTCAACCTGGCCCACGGTCTGGCGGCCCGGGCGCTGCGCGCCGCCCTGCCCGCGGGGTCCGAGATCTCGCTGACCCTGAACCTGCACGCGGTGCGCGCGCACACCGGGGCGCCCGAGGACCTGGACGCGGCCCGCAGGATCGACGCGGTCGGGAACCGCGTCTTCCTGGACCCGGTCTTCCACGGCACCCTGCCCGAGGACCTGGTCCGGGACACGGCCCCGGTCACGGACTGGTCGTTCGTACGGGACGACGACCTTCGGACCGCGTCGGCACCGATCGACTCGCTGGGCATCAACTACTACTCCCCCACCGTGGTCGCCGCCGGGTCCTCGCCGGCGCCGTCGCCGTGGGCGGGCGCCGAGCGGCACGTGCGCTTCCTTCCGGCACCGGGGCCGCGCACGGCGATGGACTGGCCCGTCGACGCGGACGGGCTGCACGAGCTGCTCGTCCGGCTGCGCGACGACCTGCCCGGCGTCCCGCTGGTGATCACCGAGAACGGGGCCGCGTACGACGACTACGCCGATCCGGAGGGCCGGGTGAAGGACCCCGAGCGGGTGGCGTACCTGCGCGCGCACCTCGCCGCGGTCCACCGGGCCCTCGATGACGGCGCCGACGTGCGCGGCTACTTCCTCTGGTCGCTGCTCGACAACTTCGAGTGGGCGTACGGCTACAGCAAGCGGTTCGGCATCGTCCACGTCGACTTCGCCACCCAGCGGCGGACGTTCAAGGACAGCGCCCACTGGTACGCGGGGGTCATCGCCCGCGGTGGTCTGGAGGCGTAG
- a CDS encoding carbohydrate ABC transporter permease has product MTTSLADPPIPHPAPGAPAAGRRRRSRAGRTMRGGKLAYALLVVAVLVSAFPFYWTIVAASRSNAELAQVPPALLPGRNLIRNVEAVMAEADIGKALLNSFIVSGSITLGTVLCCTLAGFAFAKLRFRGRGALLAVTVGTMMIPPQLGVIPLFMLIAELQWAGRLQAVILPGLVSAFGVFFMRQYLVQSLPDELIEAARVDGASSGRIFWSIVVPVARPGMAVLGLLTFMASWNDFFWPIVALTSSEPTVQVALRQLGGGYVNDQSVIMAGTLLGTLPVLLVFGLLGRQIVGGIMQGAVKG; this is encoded by the coding sequence ATGACCACGTCGCTCGCCGATCCACCGATCCCGCACCCGGCCCCCGGGGCGCCCGCCGCTGGGCGGCGCCGCCGCTCGCGAGCCGGCCGCACCATGCGGGGCGGGAAGCTCGCGTACGCGCTCCTCGTCGTCGCCGTGCTCGTCTCGGCGTTCCCCTTCTACTGGACGATCGTCGCCGCCAGCCGCTCCAACGCCGAGCTGGCCCAGGTGCCGCCCGCGCTGCTGCCCGGCCGCAACCTGATCCGCAACGTCGAGGCGGTGATGGCGGAGGCCGACATCGGCAAGGCCCTGCTGAACTCCTTCATCGTGTCCGGTTCGATCACTCTGGGCACCGTGCTGTGCTGCACGCTCGCCGGGTTCGCCTTCGCCAAGCTGCGGTTCCGCGGCCGGGGCGCGCTGCTCGCCGTCACGGTGGGCACCATGATGATCCCGCCGCAGCTCGGCGTGATCCCGCTGTTCATGCTGATCGCCGAACTCCAGTGGGCCGGCCGGCTCCAGGCGGTGATCCTGCCGGGTCTGGTGTCCGCGTTCGGGGTGTTCTTCATGCGGCAGTACCTCGTGCAGTCGCTGCCCGACGAGCTGATCGAGGCGGCCCGGGTGGACGGGGCCTCCTCGGGCCGCATCTTCTGGTCGATCGTCGTGCCCGTCGCCCGGCCCGGCATGGCCGTGCTCGGCCTGCTGACCTTCATGGCGTCCTGGAACGACTTCTTCTGGCCCATCGTCGCCCTGACCTCGTCCGAGCCCACCGTCCAGGTAGCGCTGCGCCAGCTGGGCGGCGGCTACGTCAACGACCAGTCCGTGATCATGGCGGGCACCCTGCTCGGCACCCTGCCGGTGCTGCTGGTCTTCGGCCTCCTCGGCCGGCAGATCGTCGGCGGCATCATGCAGGGCGCGGTCAAGGGCTGA
- a CDS encoding sugar ABC transporter permease, whose translation MTLASSAKPTAPPRPPRPPRASGPPRPSAPRRAWRTLSPYAYLAPFFTLFAAFGLFPLVYTAFVSLYRVELQTPGDMQWRGLGNYTALLGDEFFWTSLRNTFTIGVLSTVPQLLMALGLAHLLNYRLRGRTFFRTAMLLPYATSVAAATLVFAQLFGRDFGLVNYVLGLVGIGPVDWQNGTVASQIAVSSIVVWRWTGYNALIYLAGMQSIPHELYEAAEMDGASKWRQFLHVTLPGLRPTIVFTVVVSTIGATQLFGEPLLFEGSVSGGISHQYQTLGLYLYEQGWGFFHLGRAAAIAWVMFLMIVLLVGANALIARRRTRKEAGR comes from the coding sequence GTGACCCTCGCCTCCTCCGCGAAGCCGACCGCACCGCCCCGCCCGCCCCGCCCGCCCCGCGCGTCCGGGCCGCCTCGCCCGTCCGCCCCGCGGCGCGCGTGGCGGACGCTCTCCCCGTACGCGTACCTCGCCCCCTTCTTCACCCTGTTCGCCGCCTTCGGGCTGTTCCCGCTGGTGTACACGGCGTTCGTGTCGTTGTACCGGGTCGAGCTCCAGACGCCCGGCGACATGCAGTGGCGCGGCCTCGGCAACTACACGGCGCTGCTCGGCGACGAGTTCTTCTGGACCTCGCTGCGCAACACCTTCACCATCGGGGTGCTGTCCACGGTTCCGCAGCTGCTGATGGCCCTCGGCCTCGCCCATCTGCTCAACTACCGCCTGCGCGGGCGGACCTTCTTCCGCACCGCGATGCTGCTCCCGTACGCGACCTCCGTCGCCGCGGCCACCCTCGTCTTCGCGCAGCTCTTCGGCCGGGACTTCGGGCTCGTCAACTACGTGCTGGGGCTCGTCGGCATCGGACCCGTCGACTGGCAGAACGGCACGGTCGCCTCCCAGATCGCCGTCTCCAGCATCGTCGTGTGGCGCTGGACCGGTTACAACGCGCTGATCTACCTGGCCGGGATGCAGTCCATCCCGCACGAGCTGTACGAGGCGGCCGAGATGGACGGGGCGTCCAAGTGGCGGCAGTTCCTCCACGTCACCCTGCCCGGCCTGCGGCCCACGATCGTCTTCACGGTCGTGGTCTCCACGATCGGCGCCACGCAGCTCTTCGGCGAGCCGCTCCTCTTCGAGGGATCCGTCTCCGGCGGCATCTCCCACCAGTACCAGACGCTCGGGCTCTACCTCTACGAGCAGGGCTGGGGCTTCTTCCACCTGGGCCGTGCCGCCGCCATCGCCTGGGTGATGTTCCTGATGATCGTGCTCCTGGTCGGGGCCAACGCCCTGATCGCCCGCCGCCGCACCCGCAAGGAGGCCGGCCGATGA
- a CDS encoding extracellular solute-binding protein — translation MPIARAAKRATVRLGAVVLAGALLAACGGSPDESSSAGPGGKVTLTVDLFGSFGYEEAGLYAEYEKLHPNVTIKQTDTEDEADYWKSLQTRLAGGGGLADVQAVEVGRIASVTQQQADKFEDLRRYGADGLESRFPAAKWAAATGRDGAVLGLGTDVGPEAMCYRTDLLRRAGLPTDREELAKKWSTWDGYLELGRQYKAKAPANSAWLDSVGSLYSIMIGQEKERYYDASGALIWEKNPALKKAWDTSVAAAHGGLSAKLDQWSPQWNQAFAAGSFATLPCPAWMLGYIKGQAGDAGKGKWDIAALPGGAGNWGGSYLSVPKAARHKKEAYELIAWLTAPEQQAKLFQKNGNFPSATGAIDKVAAAKDPYFSNAPIGRIFGDAAKAAPVQVLGVHDQNIAQQITNALSEIERKGTSPDKAWENAKKGVANTIG, via the coding sequence ATGCCCATCGCCCGAGCCGCCAAGAGGGCCACCGTCCGTCTGGGAGCGGTCGTTCTGGCCGGGGCCCTGCTCGCCGCCTGCGGCGGGTCGCCGGACGAGTCGTCGTCCGCCGGCCCGGGCGGGAAGGTCACGCTCACCGTGGACCTGTTCGGCTCCTTCGGATACGAGGAGGCCGGCCTCTACGCGGAGTACGAGAAGCTCCACCCGAACGTCACGATCAAGCAGACCGACACCGAGGACGAGGCGGACTACTGGAAGTCGTTGCAGACCCGGCTCGCCGGCGGCGGCGGTCTCGCCGACGTCCAGGCCGTCGAGGTCGGGCGGATCGCCTCGGTGACCCAGCAGCAGGCGGACAAGTTCGAGGACCTGCGCAGATACGGTGCCGACGGGCTCGAGAGCCGGTTCCCCGCGGCCAAGTGGGCGGCCGCCACCGGCCGCGACGGCGCGGTCCTCGGTCTCGGCACCGACGTCGGCCCCGAGGCCATGTGCTACCGCACCGACCTGTTGCGCCGGGCCGGCCTGCCCACCGACCGCGAAGAGCTCGCGAAGAAGTGGTCGACCTGGGACGGCTACCTGGAGCTCGGCAGGCAGTACAAGGCCAAGGCGCCCGCGAACAGCGCCTGGCTGGACAGCGTCGGCAGCCTCTACTCGATCATGATCGGGCAGGAGAAGGAGCGTTACTACGACGCCTCCGGCGCTTTGATCTGGGAGAAGAACCCGGCCCTGAAGAAGGCGTGGGACACCTCCGTCGCAGCGGCGCACGGCGGCCTGAGCGCCAAGCTGGACCAGTGGTCGCCGCAGTGGAACCAGGCGTTCGCCGCCGGCTCCTTCGCCACCCTCCCCTGCCCGGCGTGGATGCTCGGCTACATCAAGGGGCAGGCCGGTGACGCCGGCAAGGGCAAGTGGGACATCGCCGCACTGCCCGGCGGCGCCGGCAACTGGGGCGGCTCCTACCTGTCGGTGCCGAAGGCGGCCCGGCACAAGAAGGAGGCGTACGAGCTGATCGCCTGGCTCACCGCGCCGGAACAGCAGGCGAAGCTCTTCCAGAAGAACGGCAACTTCCCCTCGGCCACCGGCGCCATCGACAAGGTCGCCGCCGCGAAGGACCCGTACTTCTCGAACGCCCCGATCGGCAGGATCTTCGGCGACGCCGCCAAGGCCGCTCCCGTCCAGGTGCTCGGCGTCCACGACCAGAACATCGCCCAGCAGATCACCAACGCCCTGAGCGAGATCGAGCGCAAGGGAACGTCTCCCGACAAGGCCTGGGAGAACGCGAAGAAGGGCGTCGCCAACACCATCGGCTGA